From a region of the Roseivirga sp. 4D4 genome:
- a CDS encoding MBL fold metallo-hydrolase codes for MNLHIINTGNFKLDGGAMFGVVPKSLWQRTNPADEKNMCTWSMRCLLIEDGDRLTLIDNGIGNKQDAKFFSYYYLHGDASLDRSLHKAGFDRTDVTDMFLTHLHFDHCGGGVDYVGDNKERLELHFPNAKYWSNQDHWKWATEPNARERASFLKENILPMQDSGQLEFVDLQGASPFSQFDIHTVDGHTDKQMLPKIKYKDQTIVFMADLLPSVGHIPLPYVMGYDTRPLITLQEKKAFLEEAADNEYVLFLEHDAVNECCTVKRTERGVKLDRTFPLKEIL; via the coding sequence ATGAATCTTCACATAATAAACACCGGCAACTTCAAACTCGATGGAGGCGCCATGTTCGGTGTTGTACCTAAGTCACTTTGGCAACGAACCAACCCTGCTGATGAAAAAAACATGTGCACCTGGTCTATGCGTTGTCTTTTGATTGAAGATGGGGATAGACTCACTCTAATTGACAACGGTATTGGTAACAAGCAAGACGCTAAGTTCTTTAGCTATTACTATTTACATGGTGATGCATCATTAGATAGATCTTTGCATAAAGCTGGTTTTGACCGGACTGATGTGACTGATATGTTCCTGACTCACCTTCATTTCGATCATTGCGGTGGAGGCGTTGATTATGTAGGCGATAATAAAGAGCGATTAGAACTACACTTTCCCAATGCGAAGTATTGGTCTAATCAGGACCATTGGAAGTGGGCGACTGAGCCAAATGCCAGAGAGAGGGCATCTTTTCTCAAAGAGAATATCTTACCGATGCAAGATAGTGGTCAGTTAGAGTTTGTTGACCTTCAGGGTGCTTCTCCATTTAGTCAGTTTGATATTCATACCGTTGACGGTCACACCGATAAACAGATGTTGCCCAAAATCAAGTATAAAGACCAGACCATTGTATTTATGGCAGACTTACTGCCATCAGTGGGACACATTCCTTTGCCTTATGTAATGGGTTACGACACAAGACCCTTGATCACATTGCAAGAAAAGAAGGCATTTTTGGAAGAAGCTGCCGATAATGAATATGTTCTTTTTTTAGAACATGATGCCGTCAATGAGTGTTGTACGGTCAAAAGAACGGAAAGAGGTGTCAAACTAGATCGAACCTTCCCTTTAAAAGAGATTTTGTAG
- a CDS encoding patatin-like phospholipase family protein: protein MKVGLALSGGGARGFAHFGVLKALEELGVEVHAISGTSAGSIVGAFHAFGFEVEVAKHLVSKTNLFKVVWPAFSWKGVFSMSRSEEIFKKHFPKDDFSATKIPLQIVATNLNTGRPEVFKEGSLIKPMMASCCIPFIFDPVRIGKSVFVDGGLVNNLPTETLRDECDVVIGVNVSPVLKEDTLSGTKKMIERISMVSINANVTESKSKCDLVIEPKSLREYGTFDIKSADSIYDIGYQATHHIFETEQQLEVIQKLLV, encoded by the coding sequence ATGAAAGTAGGCTTAGCATTATCAGGTGGAGGAGCGAGAGGCTTTGCTCACTTTGGAGTTTTAAAGGCTTTGGAAGAATTGGGTGTAGAGGTTCATGCCATTTCCGGGACCAGTGCTGGCTCTATTGTTGGAGCCTTTCACGCATTTGGTTTTGAAGTAGAAGTAGCAAAACACCTAGTCTCAAAGACAAACCTCTTTAAGGTTGTTTGGCCCGCCTTTAGTTGGAAGGGAGTCTTCAGTATGAGTAGAAGTGAGGAGATCTTCAAAAAACACTTTCCGAAAGACGACTTTTCTGCTACTAAAATCCCATTGCAAATCGTTGCAACCAATTTGAATACCGGACGTCCAGAGGTTTTTAAGGAGGGTTCCCTTATTAAACCAATGATGGCTTCTTGCTGTATTCCATTCATATTCGACCCAGTAAGAATAGGGAAGAGCGTATTTGTCGATGGAGGTCTCGTTAACAATTTGCCTACAGAAACCTTAAGGGACGAATGTGATGTGGTTATTGGTGTGAACGTCTCACCTGTTTTGAAAGAGGATACCCTCAGCGGCACCAAAAAAATGATTGAGCGGATTTCTATGGTTAGCATCAACGCTAATGTAACTGAGAGTAAGTCTAAATGTGATTTGGTCATTGAACCAAAGTCCCTTAGGGAGTATGGTACATTTGACATCAAAAGTGCAGATAGCATATATGACATTGGCTATCAAGCCACCCACCATATCTTTGAGACCGAACAACAGCTTGAAGTAATTCAAAAACTCTTAGTGTAA
- a CDS encoding DUF6090 family protein — protein sequence MAKQKISWGLHLIELIVVIIGISIAFALEGWSESNKRNELEESYLASIEVDIDKDINDLQKIVDSTTVILGYVSEVFQFYYQKAPVEYYKRHHVTSSYLATYFYPQNGTYLSLMNSGDINVIKDFELKAALSDLYNVKYKELERMDQVIKNLADNRIQSYMIDNIHFSARRDGIEDNTPLTTNKAFNLLGSFYNLLSSRQQEYQAMITRCKELKVMIGNLKN from the coding sequence ATGGCCAAACAAAAAATATCCTGGGGACTGCACCTTATAGAACTTATTGTAGTCATCATCGGAATCAGCATTGCCTTTGCTTTGGAAGGCTGGTCTGAGTCGAATAAAAGGAACGAACTTGAGGAGAGCTATCTTGCCTCCATTGAAGTGGATATTGACAAGGACATTAATGACCTTCAAAAAATCGTGGACTCGACCACTGTCATCCTTGGATATGTTTCAGAAGTCTTTCAGTTTTACTATCAAAAGGCACCAGTTGAATACTATAAAAGACATCATGTGACCAGCAGTTATTTGGCTACCTATTTCTATCCTCAGAATGGCACCTACCTGTCTTTGATGAATTCCGGTGATATCAACGTGATAAAAGATTTTGAACTGAAAGCAGCCTTATCAGATCTTTACAATGTAAAGTATAAAGAACTGGAAAGAATGGATCAGGTAATTAAGAACTTGGCGGATAATAGAATACAGTCCTACATGATTGACAATATTCATTTTTCAGCAAGAAGGGACGGGATTGAAGACAATACACCGTTAACAACCAATAAGGCATTTAACCTTCTAGGGAGCTTTTATAACCTCTTAAGTAGTAGGCAGCAAGAATATCAAGCCATGATTACAAGGTGTAAAGAGTTGAAAGTAATGATTGGCAACCTTAAAAACTGA
- a CDS encoding DUF6090 family protein, translating into MKGRRVTFGAILLEIIIVIIGISIAFGLSNWGERRKEVRMGDEFVRTMINDLKSDSAAFVYQIANVQENISNVESFMDMCRRKDFREDSVRWYVGNFMNKNNWLINSNTYEILKSGGKLDIITDFELRSDISFFYRIRTYQTDVILEQNLAFEQNQMNPYLTKHSDYFISDIPDNGFVRDIEFQNLLGRWRDLKEGKLSIYENTLEDIKALIPKLEAYLE; encoded by the coding sequence ATGAAAGGAAGAAGAGTCACTTTTGGGGCAATTTTGTTAGAGATCATCATCGTGATTATTGGTATCTCCATTGCTTTTGGCCTGAGTAATTGGGGCGAAAGAAGGAAGGAGGTGCGAATGGGAGATGAGTTCGTAAGAACTATGATCAATGATCTCAAATCAGACAGTGCCGCTTTTGTCTATCAAATTGCCAATGTGCAGGAAAATATCTCTAACGTGGAGTCCTTTATGGACATGTGCCGAAGAAAGGACTTTCGAGAGGACTCTGTGCGATGGTATGTAGGGAATTTCATGAACAAGAATAATTGGCTCATCAATAGCAATACATATGAAATACTGAAGAGTGGGGGAAAGCTTGATATCATCACTGACTTTGAATTAAGAAGTGATATCAGTTTTTTCTACCGTATCAGAACTTATCAAACAGATGTGATTCTTGAACAAAATTTAGCCTTTGAACAGAATCAGATGAATCCTTACCTAACTAAGCACTCTGACTATTTTATCAGTGATATTCCGGATAACGGTTTTGTAAGAGATATAGAGTTTCAGAACCTACTGGGGCGATGGCGAGATTTAAAGGAAGGAAAACTCAGTATCTATGAGAATACACTTGAAGATATCAAAGCACTAATCCCTAAATTAGAGGCCTACTTAGAATAG
- a CDS encoding acetyl-CoA carboxylase carboxyltransferase subunit alpha: MSLEFEQPITELEGKLAEMKQLAESSQVDVSEAVASLEKKIQGLKEDTYKNLTRWQRVQLSRHPDRPYTLDYLYNITDDFVEIHGDRTVKDDKAMVGGFGTIDGQTVMFVGQQKGRNTKQRQMRNFGMANPEGYRKALRLFKMAEKFGKPIVTLIDTPGAYPGFEAEERGQGEAIARNIQEMFMLKVPVICIIIGEGASGGALGIAIGDKVLMLENTWYSVISPESCSSILWRSWDFKEQAAEALKLTAEDMKSFGLVDGIIEEPLGGAHRDTDWMYKNLKKRIKSELKDLMSKTSEERINTRIEKFSNMGEVVE, from the coding sequence ATGTCATTGGAATTTGAACAACCCATTACTGAGCTCGAAGGCAAACTAGCAGAGATGAAACAATTGGCAGAAAGCAGCCAGGTAGACGTTTCTGAAGCTGTCGCTTCGCTCGAAAAGAAAATACAAGGCCTAAAAGAGGATACCTACAAGAATTTGACACGTTGGCAAAGAGTCCAGCTGTCAAGACACCCAGACCGGCCATATACACTCGATTACCTTTATAATATCACAGATGACTTTGTAGAAATACATGGTGATCGTACCGTTAAAGATGACAAAGCCATGGTAGGTGGTTTTGGAACCATTGACGGACAAACAGTAATGTTTGTTGGCCAACAGAAAGGTAGAAATACCAAGCAGCGCCAAATGCGCAACTTCGGTATGGCGAACCCCGAGGGCTATCGTAAAGCCTTGAGATTATTCAAAATGGCTGAGAAATTCGGTAAGCCGATCGTTACCCTAATTGATACTCCTGGTGCCTATCCTGGCTTTGAGGCTGAAGAAAGAGGCCAAGGTGAGGCTATCGCTCGAAACATTCAGGAAATGTTTATGCTAAAAGTACCTGTAATCTGCATCATCATTGGTGAGGGAGCTTCAGGTGGAGCATTAGGTATTGCTATCGGGGATAAAGTGTTGATGCTCGAGAATACATGGTATTCGGTAATTTCGCCAGAGTCTTGCTCATCCATTCTATGGAGAAGTTGGGATTTTAAAGAGCAAGCGGCAGAAGCCTTGAAGCTTACAGCTGAAGACATGAAGAGCTTCGGTTTAGTGGATGGCATTATAGAGGAGCCGTTAGGAGGAGCTCACAGAGATACGGACTGGATGTACAAAAACCTCAAAAAGCGCATCAAGTCAGAGTTAAAGGATCTCATGTCCAAAACTAGTGAGGAGAGAATCAATACTCGAATTGAAAAATTCTCCAATATGGGAGAGGTAGTAGAATAG